From the Chitinophaga lutea genome, the window GTTCCTCTTTCACCACCAACTTGCAGCGGATGCAAACCATATTTTTTATATACAGTTTCAAAGGTATTGTTCATCGGGGCGACGGATATTCTTCCACTTCATCATATTAAAAAGTATTCATACCTGGCGCCGGGTTTGCCGGCCACCACTGTCTAAATATACGTTATAATTGCCTACCGGAGCGCCGCATTAATGCGGGAGTTTCTCCCGGATCAGTCCGTACACCCAGGTGCCGGCAATCGCGCTGAGCAGGGTCACGATCACCACGGTGAATCCGCTCCCGACCTGGGCGAACAGCGGGCCCGGGCACGCGCCGGTGATGGCCCAGCCCAGCCCGAAGATGAGACCGCCGAAGATGTTGCCCTTCGTGAAAGGTTTTTTCGGTATCACGATGGTTTCGCCGGAGAGCGTGCGGATGCCCAGCTTGCGGATGAGCAGCACGCCCAGGATGCCCGTTATCACGGCACTGCCGATCACCCCGTACATGTGGAACGATTCGAGGCGGAACATTTCCTGGATGCGGAACCACGAAATCACTTCGGATTTGACGAGGATGATGCCGAAGAGCATGCCGATGAAAAGGTATTTCAGATTTTTCATGTTCGTTGTTGAGGATGATGATTAAAGCAGCAGCCAGCGCATGAGCGGCGGCAGGATGAGATTGATCATAGTAAAACCGCCCGCCATGAAACAAATGGTGGCCACTAACGACGGCCATTGCAGGGTAGACAGGCCCATGATGGAATGCCCGCTCGTGCAGCCGTTCGCATAACGGGTGCCGAAACCTACGAGGAATCCGCCGCAGATGAAGAAGATCAGCCCTACCGGGCTGGCGATGTTGCCCCAGTTAAAAATATCGCCCGGCATAAGTTCGTCGAACTCCTGGACGCCCTGCTGCTGTAGTGCGGCGATCGTATCGGGGTTCAGCTGCACCGGCTCGCCGTTGTGCAGAAAAAGCAGGGTGAACAGCGCGC encodes:
- a CDS encoding YeeE/YedE family protein, which produces MSMFQQPWPWYVAGPLIGLTVPLLLIIGNKALGISSSLRHICAACFPGKIPFFQYDWQKESWNLFFVGGIALGALFTLLFLHNGEPVQLNPDTIAALQQQGVQEFDELMPGDIFNWGNIASPVGLIFFICGGFLVGFGTRYANGCTSGHSIMGLSTLQWPSLVATICFMAGGFTMINLILPPLMRWLLL
- a CDS encoding DUF6691 family protein, producing the protein MKNLKYLFIGMLFGIILVKSEVISWFRIQEMFRLESFHMYGVIGSAVITGILGVLLIRKLGIRTLSGETIVIPKKPFTKGNIFGGLIFGLGWAITGACPGPLFAQVGSGFTVVIVTLLSAIAGTWVYGLIREKLPH